One region of Flavobacterium sp. KACC 22763 genomic DNA includes:
- a CDS encoding Ppx/GppA phosphatase family protein, with product MLKKHNPKFLFFTLLTLFFSVTSFSQKNIYAGIEIGRRAIKVSVIDVSNIRKADYKILSFWTERIPFADHIDSKGELTQEDITKTSLTVTNQLQKIKAENKILEENIFVVAAPVFASARNIDVLKNKIAILTGKQLEILEVNEEAKTLVKGAIPPVDFATAFLLDIGAQTTKGGYIDELKDGKLEFVPLELSFGTMTLTDAVEKTVVNKSQVNDMSTYQEKSFDYNVILRKKTKELFDANPPLAKKNKLYLSGGAVWAFSTLFYDENANKEHYVALTLQDVIDYDAILKNNFGKFTNLAKTNKEVARVLSTYDQKYLISANNILVTCLESIPDLATKKVYFVKEGQVIWLISYIADRSKKINTNF from the coding sequence ATGCTTAAAAAACACAACCCCAAATTTTTATTTTTTACCCTTTTAACATTATTTTTTTCTGTTACTTCATTCTCGCAAAAAAATATTTACGCTGGAATTGAAATTGGCCGAAGAGCAATCAAAGTTTCCGTTATTGATGTAAGCAACATTAGAAAAGCTGATTACAAAATCCTTTCTTTCTGGACTGAGAGAATTCCTTTTGCTGACCATATTGACTCAAAAGGTGAACTTACTCAAGAAGACATCACAAAAACTAGCTTGACGGTTACAAACCAATTGCAAAAAATTAAAGCTGAGAATAAAATTCTTGAAGAAAATATCTTTGTTGTAGCGGCTCCTGTTTTTGCATCTGCTCGCAACATCGATGTTCTAAAAAACAAAATTGCTATCTTAACTGGTAAACAGTTAGAAATATTAGAAGTTAACGAAGAAGCAAAAACACTTGTGAAAGGTGCAATACCGCCTGTAGATTTTGCTACTGCTTTTCTTCTTGACATTGGTGCTCAAACTACAAAGGGAGGTTATATCGACGAACTTAAAGATGGTAAATTAGAGTTTGTTCCTTTAGAACTTAGTTTTGGAACAATGACGCTTACGGATGCTGTTGAAAAAACAGTGGTAAATAAAAGTCAGGTAAATGATATGTCTACTTATCAGGAAAAGTCTTTTGATTATAATGTAATTCTACGTAAAAAAACTAAAGAGTTATTTGATGCTAATCCTCCTTTAGCAAAAAAGAATAAACTATACTTATCTGGTGGTGCTGTTTGGGCATTTTCGACTCTTTTTTATGATGAAAATGCTAATAAAGAACATTATGTAGCTTTAACTCTTCAAGATGTTATCGATTATGATGCGATTCTTAAAAATAACTTTGGCAAGTTTACCAACCTTGCAAAAACAAACAAAGAAGTTGCTAGAGTCTTAAGCACTTACGATCAAAAATATTTAATTTCGGCAAATAATATTCTTGTAACTTGTCTTGAAAGTATTCCAGATTTGGCAACAAAGAAAGTTTACTTTGTAAAAGAAGGACAGGTAATCTGGTTAATCTCCTACATCGCAGATCGTTCGAAAAAAATAAATACTAATTTCTAG
- a CDS encoding helix-turn-helix domain-containing protein produces the protein MKSKKDQILSEPKLIQNFYSGENVENEAFVSDHIFSYIISGRHDVWIGHKKYTFTAGDYRFFRRNQLTKSIKHTESGGFKSIAVHFDQSTLKEISKEFGFKSERFHGEGVKIIKANNILKKSVALLHEYGQRKDIDNEVLQIKIKELVLILADIDPEIKQMLFEFKEPGKLDLEGFMNGHYRYNVPLEKFAFLTGRSLSGFKRDFAKLFKITPSRWLTKKRLSEAKYLIENCKQRPSDIYLEIGFANMSHFSYAYKKEFGMSPLHKNNNN, from the coding sequence ATGAAATCAAAAAAAGATCAAATTCTTTCAGAGCCAAAGCTCATACAAAATTTCTATTCGGGAGAGAATGTTGAAAACGAAGCTTTTGTGTCCGATCACATCTTTAGTTATATCATAAGTGGCAGACACGATGTCTGGATAGGACATAAGAAATATACTTTTACTGCTGGTGATTATCGTTTCTTTAGAAGAAATCAATTAACAAAATCAATTAAACACACAGAATCTGGCGGATTTAAATCTATAGCGGTTCATTTTGACCAAAGTACTCTTAAAGAAATTTCAAAAGAATTTGGATTCAAATCAGAAAGGTTTCATGGTGAAGGGGTGAAGATTATAAAGGCAAATAACATCTTGAAAAAATCTGTCGCTCTATTACATGAATATGGACAAAGAAAAGATATTGATAATGAAGTTTTACAGATTAAAATTAAGGAACTGGTTTTAATACTTGCAGATATCGATCCTGAAATTAAGCAAATGCTGTTTGAATTTAAAGAGCCTGGAAAATTGGATTTGGAAGGGTTTATGAATGGTCATTATAGATACAATGTTCCGTTAGAAAAATTTGCTTTCCTTACTGGACGCAGTTTGTCAGGTTTCAAAAGGGATTTTGCGAAATTGTTTAAGATTACTCCAAGCAGATGGCTGACTAAAAAACGGCTTTCTGAAGCAAAATATCTAATAGAAAACTGCAAGCAGCGTCCAAGCGACATCTACTTAGAAATCGGCTTTGCTAATATGTCTCATTTCTCTTATGCCTATAAAAAAGAATTTGGAATGTCGCCTTTGCATAAGAATAACAACAACTAA
- a CDS encoding SDR family NAD(P)-dependent oxidoreductase, which produces MDLKLKGKRALVTGSSSGLGESIVKMLANEGATVIVHGRNEDRANIVCQEIISNGGKAEIALGDLSTDKGADEVASAALKNGQIDILINNAGATSHKSWGEATTDDWSEIYNNNVVSYVRMIQRIVPQMKTLGWGRVIHIGGGLGIQPIKEQPHYNATLAARHNLSISLARSLKETGITSNVVSPGAIINPMVEDWLVNAAPKFNWGTDLEEIKSKAVQQLIPNDTGRFGEPEEIAGTVAYLCSAYANYISGATIRVDGGTIKCM; this is translated from the coding sequence ATGGATTTAAAATTAAAAGGAAAAAGAGCGCTTGTAACGGGTTCGAGTTCGGGACTTGGAGAATCAATAGTTAAAATGCTGGCAAATGAAGGAGCGACCGTTATAGTTCATGGTAGGAATGAAGATCGTGCCAATATTGTGTGTCAGGAAATTATCAGCAATGGCGGAAAGGCAGAAATAGCTTTAGGAGATCTTAGTACCGATAAAGGAGCTGATGAAGTTGCTTCTGCAGCGCTTAAAAATGGTCAAATTGATATTTTAATTAATAACGCCGGCGCAACATCGCATAAATCTTGGGGTGAGGCGACAACGGATGATTGGTCTGAAATTTATAACAACAATGTCGTTTCATATGTAAGAATGATTCAGCGTATAGTGCCACAAATGAAAACATTAGGTTGGGGACGAGTTATTCATATTGGTGGAGGGCTGGGCATACAGCCTATTAAAGAACAGCCACATTATAATGCGACCCTTGCAGCAAGGCATAATCTTTCAATCTCACTTGCGAGATCATTGAAAGAAACCGGAATAACTTCAAATGTTGTATCTCCTGGAGCAATTATAAACCCGATGGTCGAAGATTGGCTTGTAAATGCTGCGCCTAAGTTTAACTGGGGAACAGATTTAGAAGAAATAAAATCTAAGGCTGTTCAGCAGCTAATTCCAAATGATACGGGACGTTTTGGAGAACCTGAGGAAATCGCTGGAACAGTCGCATATCTCTGCAGTGCTTATGCTAATTACATTAGTGGAGCTACTATTAGAGTAGACGGCGGTACGATTAAATGCATGTAG
- a CDS encoding DUF3575 domain-containing protein, which produces MKKNYLVLILLFVFFSANAQNEIESNPFEKKNDITINAIAALNKTLNISYERHFNNKSSLGVYYFHVLANDTSNDMNYSISPYYRRYFGKKYASGFFAEGFGMLTSIDGKKVYTSEDHSTYTKNPDVIDFALGAGGGWKWASKSGFIFEANVGYGFLLFNANKTDHNIVAKFGLSAGYRF; this is translated from the coding sequence ATGAAAAAAAACTATTTAGTACTTATCCTTCTTTTTGTCTTTTTCTCTGCTAATGCTCAAAACGAAATTGAATCAAATCCTTTTGAGAAAAAAAATGACATTACCATAAATGCAATTGCCGCTTTAAACAAAACTCTAAACATAAGCTATGAAAGACATTTCAACAATAAATCCTCTTTAGGTGTTTATTATTTTCATGTACTAGCAAATGACACAAGCAATGATATGAATTATTCTATCTCTCCCTATTACAGAAGATATTTTGGTAAAAAATATGCATCTGGTTTTTTTGCTGAAGGATTTGGAATGCTCACTTCTATTGATGGCAAAAAAGTGTATACATCTGAAGATCATTCAACTTACACCAAAAATCCAGATGTTATTGATTTTGCTCTTGGAGCAGGTGGAGGATGGAAATGGGCCAGTAAAAGCGGATTTATTTTTGAAGCAAATGTTGGCTACGGATTTTTACTGTTTAATGCGAATAAAACAGATCATAATATTGTAGCAAAATTTGGATTGAGTGCTGGATATAGGTTTTAG
- a CDS encoding porin family protein, with protein sequence MRKILLLAVFTVLGFVNVNAQEIKFGAKAGLNFATISEDNTENADFVTSYNIGVMSEIPLSEKFSFQPEIMYSRQGYSFNNDVIAMNYLNIPLMGKYYVTKGLSLEAGPQIGFLLSAKNEKTDVKDSFNTFDFGVNFGLGYKLENGLNFGVRYNLGLTDINNVDNSSIKNKNGVFQVSVGYFFF encoded by the coding sequence ATGAGAAAAATTTTATTGTTAGCTGTTTTTACAGTTTTAGGATTTGTGAATGTAAATGCCCAAGAAATTAAATTTGGAGCTAAAGCGGGTTTAAACTTTGCAACTATCAGTGAAGATAATACCGAAAATGCTGATTTTGTAACATCGTATAACATTGGTGTTATGTCAGAAATTCCATTGTCTGAAAAGTTCTCTTTTCAACCCGAAATAATGTATTCTCGTCAGGGATATAGTTTCAATAATGATGTAATTGCTATGAATTATTTGAACATTCCCTTAATGGGAAAATACTATGTAACAAAAGGATTGAGTCTTGAAGCCGGACCGCAGATAGGTTTTTTACTTTCTGCTAAAAATGAAAAAACAGATGTAAAAGATTCGTTTAATACTTTTGATTTTGGTGTTAATTTTGGCTTAGGATACAAACTTGAAAACGGGCTTAATTTTGGGGTAAGATATAATCTGGGATTAACTGACATTAATAATGTAGATAATTCTTCAATTAAAAATAAAAACGGAGTATTTCAGGTATCTGTTGGTTACTTCTTTTTCTAA
- a CDS encoding helix-turn-helix domain-containing protein codes for MIFTIFFNTAIFQGIVLGAIILKSPLFKSNANRYLAYAIFALSVLIANLVFEIIDLYSSMPFLRFLDNVEWAFLFPVLIFMFVIHQVNHPIRNSKKIRWLYAPFVYSAITNVFYDCDAVAHIFTIPHFLKSILETLGSFDFYLVLLFMPFMAVYTFGFIKYSKDKQEKKWITFLWFLVYALMLSWMVAILTGLLFEYDLSYVMQILALFATFLIHCTAYYGVFRYRLADNKTETEELLNNKTLLNDEIFVEEVPIKRGNDANGLEIFTKENPYFKRLEILCEEHQIYKDSNLNREKVAEELGISAGYVSQLVNVITGDNFANYINNYRVEAVKEMILDSDYENYSLLAIGLESGFTSKTTFHNAFKKSTGMTPNSFRNTNK; via the coding sequence TTGATCTTTACTATTTTTTTTAACACGGCAATTTTTCAAGGAATAGTTCTTGGAGCAATTATTCTAAAATCACCACTATTTAAGAGTAATGCCAATAGATATCTGGCTTATGCAATATTTGCGCTTTCGGTGCTTATTGCCAATCTCGTTTTCGAAATAATTGATCTTTACAGCAGTATGCCTTTCCTGCGTTTTCTGGATAATGTAGAATGGGCATTTCTTTTTCCGGTTCTCATTTTTATGTTTGTTATACATCAGGTAAACCATCCAATTAGAAATTCGAAAAAGATTCGATGGCTGTATGCTCCGTTTGTATATTCAGCCATTACAAATGTTTTTTATGACTGTGATGCTGTCGCACATATTTTTACAATCCCGCACTTTCTTAAAAGTATTCTAGAAACTTTAGGAAGTTTTGATTTTTATCTTGTTCTGTTATTTATGCCTTTTATGGCTGTTTATACTTTCGGTTTTATTAAATATTCAAAAGATAAGCAGGAAAAGAAATGGATCACTTTTTTATGGTTTTTGGTTTATGCATTAATGCTTTCCTGGATGGTGGCTATTTTGACAGGGCTGCTTTTTGAATATGATCTCTCATATGTTATGCAGATTTTGGCGTTGTTTGCTACATTTTTAATTCATTGCACGGCATATTATGGTGTGTTCAGATACAGGTTGGCTGACAATAAAACTGAAACCGAAGAATTGCTAAATAATAAGACTTTGTTAAACGATGAAATATTTGTTGAAGAAGTACCTATTAAAAGAGGAAATGACGCAAATGGCTTAGAAATCTTTACAAAAGAAAACCCTTATTTTAAGAGATTGGAAATACTTTGCGAAGAGCATCAAATTTATAAAGACAGCAATTTAAACCGAGAAAAAGTAGCAGAAGAGCTGGGAATAAGTGCGGGATATGTTTCACAACTTGTCAATGTGATTACGGGAGATAATTTTGCCAATTACATAAATAACTATCGGGTCGAAGCTGTGAAAGAAATGATTCTCGATTCAGACTACGAAAACTATAGTTTGCTGGCAATAGGATTAGAATCTGGATTCACTTCGAAGACAACATTTCACAACGCCTTCAAAAAATCGACAGGTATGACACCAAACAGTTTTCGGAATACCAATAAATAA
- a CDS encoding GNAT family N-acetyltransferase: MKKEFPTIKTERLLLRQFADNDLENVFKGLSHPEVIKYYGVSFQTLEATKEQMVFFADLEKNDTGIWFAICSADNKTFYGAAGLNNLSKEHKKAEIGFWLIPDFWGQGIIKEAIPLICNYGFDNLELNRIEAFVESENKNCKSVMAKLDFQYEGTMKDYEIKNGKFISLDIYAIFLSANSISDSSK; this comes from the coding sequence ATGAAAAAAGAATTTCCAACCATAAAAACCGAAAGGCTTTTGCTGCGACAATTTGCGGATAATGATCTTGAAAATGTTTTCAAAGGGCTTTCGCATCCAGAAGTTATTAAATATTATGGAGTGAGTTTTCAAACATTGGAAGCAACAAAAGAACAAATGGTTTTCTTTGCTGACCTTGAAAAAAACGATACAGGAATTTGGTTTGCTATTTGCTCTGCTGACAATAAAACATTCTATGGAGCGGCGGGATTAAATAATTTAAGTAAAGAACATAAAAAAGCAGAAATTGGTTTTTGGTTAATTCCAGATTTTTGGGGACAAGGGATTATCAAAGAAGCAATACCATTAATTTGTAATTATGGATTTGATAATTTAGAACTTAACAGAATTGAAGCATTTGTGGAGTCGGAAAATAAGAATTGTAAAAGCGTAATGGCTAAACTTGACTTTCAGTACGAAGGAACTATGAAAGACTATGAAATTAAAAATGGCAAGTTTATAAGTCTTGATATTTATGCTATCTTTTTATCTGCCAATAGCATAAGTGATTCCTCCAAGTAA
- a CDS encoding ThuA domain-containing protein, which translates to MSHLFSIKKSFLFSFIVLTSYFLVSFHIKNTEQAASYKTKKVLIFSKTNGFRHESIPAGIAAIKKLGQENHFIVDTTEDSLAINSKNLKQYRAVIFLSASGHVLGENQKLALQKFIQNGNGFVGIHSATNCEPDWSWYTQMIGGIFEGHPEPQNAKLIIVNHEHPSTKHLPAIWERKDEWYNFKYLNPNVNVLIKIDESSYKGGKHGDNHPLAWYHEYDGGRAFYTALGHSPESYNDPLFVQHLLGGITYAIGR; encoded by the coding sequence ATGAGCCACTTGTTTTCGATAAAAAAATCATTTTTATTCAGCTTCATTGTACTAACCAGCTATTTCTTGGTTTCTTTCCATATAAAAAATACAGAACAGGCCGCTTCTTATAAAACTAAAAAAGTACTGATTTTCTCTAAAACTAATGGCTTCAGACACGAAAGTATTCCTGCCGGAATTGCAGCAATAAAAAAACTGGGACAGGAAAATCATTTTATTGTAGATACTACTGAAGATTCTCTGGCAATTAATTCAAAAAACTTAAAGCAATATCGAGCTGTTATATTTTTAAGCGCCTCTGGCCATGTTTTAGGCGAAAATCAAAAATTGGCTTTACAAAAATTTATACAAAACGGAAATGGTTTTGTCGGCATTCATTCGGCCACAAACTGCGAACCAGATTGGTCTTGGTACACCCAAATGATCGGCGGAATTTTTGAAGGACATCCTGAACCGCAGAATGCTAAACTTATAATTGTAAATCATGAACATCCATCTACAAAACATCTTCCTGCAATCTGGGAACGAAAAGACGAATGGTACAATTTTAAATATTTAAACCCAAACGTAAATGTGCTTATAAAGATTGACGAATCTTCGTATAAAGGAGGTAAACATGGCGATAATCATCCTCTGGCATGGTATCACGAGTATGATGGCGGCAGAGCATTTTACACTGCTTTAGGACATAGCCCTGAAAGTTACAATGATCCTCTTTTTGTACAGCATTTACTTGGAGGAATCACTTATGCTATTGGCAGATAA
- a CDS encoding helix-turn-helix domain-containing protein, which produces MNYENIVPEDSISLFVKNIWVFENEDKNTDTTLPFFADGCPGLMFQQTDHGLIVKPHDKKMPEVFLYGQTILPIELEISGAFLIIVFQLYPFVLKTFFDIQPQSINDNCYYFDDTEEDIRWLKKQLELSESVKDKIDIISKLLLRYFEKKKENLDFEIRQGIEYIFQTKGQESIRSIASKLKFNIRTFERRFLAETGLTPKQFAKIIQFQASLDQLTVKDYEKHTDIVYENGFSDQSHFIKVFKAFTGKTPKSFEK; this is translated from the coding sequence ATGAACTATGAAAATATTGTTCCCGAAGACTCGATTTCGCTTTTTGTGAAAAACATATGGGTGTTTGAAAATGAAGATAAAAATACAGATACAACATTGCCTTTTTTTGCAGACGGCTGTCCAGGTTTGATGTTTCAGCAAACCGATCACGGATTGATTGTAAAGCCTCACGATAAAAAGATGCCAGAAGTTTTTCTCTACGGACAAACAATTCTGCCAATTGAACTTGAGATTTCGGGTGCATTTCTTATTATCGTTTTTCAGTTGTATCCCTTTGTCTTGAAGACATTTTTCGATATACAACCCCAGAGCATAAATGATAATTGTTATTACTTTGATGATACTGAAGAAGATATAAGATGGCTCAAAAAACAATTGGAATTGAGTGAAAGCGTAAAAGATAAAATTGACATTATATCAAAATTGCTTTTACGGTATTTTGAAAAGAAAAAGGAAAACCTTGATTTTGAAATACGACAAGGCATAGAATATATCTTTCAAACAAAAGGTCAGGAAAGTATACGTTCGATTGCCAGTAAGCTAAAGTTCAATATTCGCACTTTTGAGCGAAGATTTCTAGCTGAAACAGGTCTTACTCCTAAGCAATTTGCTAAGATTATCCAATTTCAAGCTTCATTAGATCAATTGACCGTTAAAGATTATGAAAAACATACCGACATTGTATATGAAAATGGGTTTTCAGATCAATCTCATTTTATAAAAGTTTTTAAGGCTTTTACCGGCAAAACTCCAAAATCATTTGAGAAATAA
- a CDS encoding NAD(P)-dependent oxidoreductase — protein MKVIIFGATGTVGIEIVKQALKNGDDVTAFVRDPQKLQNISHPNLHIHVGDVLSLNDVENALHGQEAVFCALGDGRKGKIRAEGTKKIIEAMRKKGLNRLICQTTLGLGESYGNLNFIWKHVMFGMLLKKAFQDHKLQEKYILDSNLDYTIVRPSAFTDDQITNTYRIGFDGSYKKLNLKIARKEVADFMIRQLDTNEYLKRTVSISN, from the coding sequence ATGAAAGTAATAATCTTTGGAGCCACAGGTACAGTTGGCATTGAAATCGTAAAACAAGCATTAAAAAATGGTGATGACGTAACAGCTTTTGTTCGTGATCCCCAAAAACTGCAAAACATTTCTCATCCTAACCTTCATATTCATGTAGGCGATGTTTTGAGTTTGAATGATGTTGAAAACGCGTTGCATGGTCAAGAAGCAGTTTTTTGTGCTTTAGGTGATGGTAGAAAAGGCAAAATACGTGCAGAAGGAACGAAAAAAATTATTGAGGCGATGAGAAAAAAAGGATTAAATAGGCTGATTTGCCAAACGACGCTTGGCTTGGGCGAAAGCTATGGTAATCTTAATTTTATTTGGAAACATGTTATGTTTGGAATGTTGCTAAAAAAAGCATTTCAAGACCATAAATTGCAAGAAAAATATATTTTGGACAGTAATTTGGATTATACAATTGTTAGGCCTAGTGCTTTTACAGATGACCAAATTACCAATACGTATCGCATTGGTTTTGATGGAAGTTATAAAAAACTCAATCTAAAAATTGCTCGTAAGGAAGTTGCAGATTTTATGATTCGTCAGCTGGATACCAATGAATATTTAAAAAGAACAGTTAGTATTTCCAATTAA
- a CDS encoding anthrone oxygenase family protein, whose protein sequence is MKASNILLIITATTTALMAGLFFSYSISVSLGLGKLNDKEFLNAMQNINREIQNIPFFICFFGTLIMIPITSFLHYKKQSFLLLIIATVFYSLGVFAVTVFVNVPLNNKLDLLDLASSSNASARQMRNIFEDRWNFWNNIRSLSSLCSVFFVILACVYDGHKRKKELMLNIK, encoded by the coding sequence ATGAAAGCATCAAACATTTTACTAATTATTACGGCAACGACAACAGCATTAATGGCTGGGCTTTTCTTTTCATACTCGATTTCTGTAAGTTTGGGATTGGGAAAACTAAACGATAAGGAATTTCTAAATGCCATGCAGAACATCAATCGAGAGATTCAGAATATACCATTTTTCATTTGTTTTTTCGGAACGTTGATTATGATCCCAATTACCAGTTTTCTGCACTATAAAAAGCAATCGTTTCTGTTGCTCATTATAGCTACTGTATTTTATTCACTTGGTGTATTTGCTGTAACCGTATTTGTAAACGTTCCTCTGAATAATAAGCTGGATTTGTTAGATCTTGCAAGTTCCTCAAACGCAAGTGCAAGACAAATGAGAAATATATTCGAAGACCGTTGGAACTTTTGGAATAACATAAGATCGCTATCTTCCTTATGCAGCGTGTTTTTCGTTATTTTAGCCTGTGTTTATGATGGACATAAACGAAAAAAGGAATTGATGCTAAATATAAAGTAA
- a CDS encoding DUF4468 domain-containing protein yields the protein MRKTSLIILLFVLAISCNCFSQSLVFEKIVQVDSTKSKDILFERLNSKLIEYYGGQNNFNKNIIQSDKENGIIKIKQEIRYSKNEFMNSANGVIDFNINVFFKKGRCKVLIDNITHTGMGISMGAITEDKEYPHTDKDYLKFRKRKWIEIKDFIHSEMPKKILMIEKILNTPLEQENEW from the coding sequence ATGAGAAAAACATCATTAATAATTCTCTTATTTGTCTTAGCAATTTCATGTAATTGTTTTTCGCAATCTTTAGTTTTTGAAAAAATTGTTCAAGTCGACTCTACGAAATCAAAAGACATTCTTTTCGAGAGACTTAATAGTAAATTGATTGAATATTATGGAGGACAAAATAATTTTAATAAAAACATTATTCAATCTGATAAAGAAAATGGAATTATTAAAATTAAGCAAGAGATACGCTATAGTAAAAATGAATTTATGAATAGCGCCAACGGTGTGATTGATTTTAATATAAATGTATTTTTTAAAAAAGGACGATGTAAGGTATTAATCGATAATATTACACATACTGGTATGGGTATATCTATGGGAGCTATTACTGAAGACAAAGAATATCCTCATACTGACAAAGATTATTTAAAATTTCGGAAAAGAAAATGGATCGAAATTAAAGACTTTATTCATTCTGAAATGCCAAAGAAGATTTTGATGATTGAGAAAATCCTTAATACACCTTTAGAGCAAGAAAATGAATGGTAA
- the era gene encoding GTPase Era — protein MSHKAGFVNIIGNPNVGKSTLMNAFVGERLSIITSKAQTTRHRILGIVNGEDFQLVLSDTPGIIKPAYEMQESMMNFVKSAFEDADILIYMVEIGEQDLKDEDFFKKIIHAKIPVLLLLNKIDNSNQEQLEQQVSFWKEKVPNAEIFPISALQNFNVPEVFGRIIELLPESPPYYPKDQLTDKPERFFVNETIREKILLNYAKEIPYAVEIVTEEFHETDNIIRIRSVIMVERDTQKGIIIGHKGAALKKVGTDARADLEKFFGKQIHIELYVKVNKNWRSNANMLKRFGYNQ, from the coding sequence ATGTCACATAAAGCAGGTTTCGTAAATATTATCGGAAATCCAAATGTTGGAAAATCAACATTGATGAACGCTTTCGTTGGAGAACGATTGTCAATCATTACATCAAAAGCACAAACTACACGTCATAGAATTCTAGGAATCGTAAACGGAGAGGACTTTCAGTTAGTCTTATCTGATACTCCAGGAATCATTAAGCCCGCGTACGAAATGCAGGAATCGATGATGAACTTTGTAAAATCGGCTTTTGAAGATGCTGACATTTTAATCTACATGGTCGAAATAGGCGAGCAGGACTTGAAAGACGAAGACTTCTTCAAGAAAATCATTCATGCTAAGATTCCGGTTCTATTGCTTTTAAATAAAATTGATAATTCAAACCAAGAACAATTAGAACAGCAAGTTTCTTTCTGGAAAGAAAAAGTGCCAAATGCGGAAATTTTCCCGATTTCGGCTTTGCAGAATTTCAACGTTCCAGAAGTTTTCGGAAGAATTATCGAATTACTTCCAGAATCACCACCTTATTATCCAAAAGACCAATTAACAGACAAACCAGAGCGTTTCTTTGTTAACGAAACTATCCGTGAGAAAATCTTATTGAATTACGCTAAAGAAATTCCATACGCAGTAGAAATCGTTACAGAAGAATTTCATGAAACCGACAATATTATCAGAATCCGTTCGGTAATTATGGTGGAGCGCGATACGCAAAAAGGAATCATTATTGGACATAAAGGTGCAGCTTTGAAAAAAGTTGGAACCGATGCAAGAGCTGATTTAGAGAAATTCTTCGGAAAACAAATTCACATTGAACTATATGTAAAAGTGAACAAAAACTGGAGAAGCAACGCTAATATGCTGAAACGATTTGGTTACAATCAGTAG